Genomic window (Sphingomonas sp. HF-S4):
GGCCGCTGCGTCGGGCGGGCCGAACTGCTCGCCGCGATATGGGGGCTGCGCTTCGATCCGGGCACCAATGTCGTCGAGGTCCATGTCTCGCGGCTGCGCGCCAAGCTCGACCGCGGTTTCGCAGCGCCGATGCTGGTGACAGAGCGCGGACGCGGATACCGATTGATCGACCCCGGCCAGGCGCTCGGCTAGCATGCGCGGGTCAGGAGGGAATTCCATGTCCGAGCAGCGCGTCACGATCGATTTCGACCAGCATGTTGCCGATGTCCGGCTGGCCAGGCCCGACAAGCTCAACGCGCTCGACCCCGCGATGTTCGCTGCGCTGATAGACGCGATCGCGCAGCTCGAGACGACGCTTGGGCTGCGCGCAGTGGTGTTGTCGGGGGAGGGGCGCGGATTCTGCGCGGGGCTCGACATGGCGAGCATGGCCAGCGCCGGCTCGGGAATCGACCTCGCGGTGCGGACGCATGGCCTCGCCAACGATTTCCAGCAAGTCGCCTGGGGTTGGCGCACGCTCCGCGTGCCGGTGATCGCAGCGATCCACGGCGTCGCGTTCGGCGGTGGGCTGCAGATCGCCAGCGGCGCCGATGTGCGGATCGCGGCCCCCGAAACGCGACTGTCGGCGATGGAGATGAAATGGGGTATCGTCCCCGACATGGCGGGCTTCGCGCTATGGCGCGGCACTGTCCGTGACGATGTGTTGCGCGAGGTCGCCTATACCGCGCGCGAGTTCGGCGCCGCCGAGGCGCAGTCCCTGGGCTTCGTCACACGCATTGCCGCCGATCCGCATGCCGAGGCGCTGGCCCTCGCCCGGGCGATTGCGGGGCGCAATCCGAATGCAGTGCGCGCGGCCAAGCGGCTCGCCAATTTCGAAGGTGATGCTGCCGCAATTCTCGTCGCCGAGAGCGAGGAGCAGGCGGCGCTGCTGCGCTCGCCCAACCAGATCGAGGCGGTGATGGCCAATATGCAGAAGCGCGCGCCCAGCTTTACCGACTGAGTTGGCGCCGCTAGACCTGAGCATACCCGAAACTCGAAAAGCGAGTCCCAGGATGCGAGAGGCTGCCATTGTTTCGACTGCACGAACCGGCGTGGGCAAGGCCGGGCGCGGCTATTTCAACGATACCGAAGCGCCGGTTCTCGCCGCACACGTGATCAACGCGGCCGTCGAGCGTGCAGGGGTTGACCCTGCGCGGATCGACGACGTCTTCTACGGCATGGGCAATCAATGGGGCACGCAGGGCGGCAACATGGCGCGGCTCGCACTGTTCGCCGCGGGGGTTCCGCACAGCGTCCCGGCGTTCAGTCTCGACCGGAAATGCGGCTCGGGGCTGACCGCGATTGCGCTCGCAGCCCGGTCGATCATGACCGACGAGATCGACGTCGCGCTCGCGGGGGGCATGGAGTCGATCAGCCTGACGATGCAGAATGCGCCGCGCGTGGTGAACCGGTCGGTGGTCGAGCGCGTGCCCGCGGCGTACATCCCGATGATCGAGACCGCCGAGATCGTCGCCGAGCGTTACGGGATCAGCCGCGCGGCGCAGGACGCATTCGCCGCGACCAGCCAGCAGCGTGCCGCGGCGGGGCTCGAGAACGGCGCGTTCGCGGAGGAAATCGCGCCGATCACGGTTCAGAAGGCGCTGTTCGACAAGCAGGGCAATCGCATTGGCAACGAGACCGTGACGGTGGCGCAGGACGAGGGCATCCGCCCGGGCACCACCGTCGAAGCGCTCGCCGACCTCAAGACCGTGTGGAAGGACGGCGCGTTCGTGCAGGAGGGGCGCAACGTTACCGCCGGCAACGCCAGCCAGCTCTCCGATGGCGCCGCCGCGCAGATCCTGATGGACCGCAGCACCGCCGAGGCCGAGGGCAGGGACGTGCTCGGCATCTATCGCGGCTTCCAGGTCGCTGGATGCGAACCCGACGAGATGGGAATCGGCCCGGTCTTCGCCGTCCCCAAGCTGCTCGCACGGGCCGGACTGACGGTCGACGATATCGGGCTGTGGGAGATCAACGAGGCGTTCGCCAGCCAGTGCCTCTATTGCCGCGACACGCTTGGCATCGATCCCGACAAGCTCAACGTCAATGGCGGCGCGATCGCGATCGGCCATCCGTTCGGGATGACCGGATCGCGGCTCGTCGGCCATGCGCTGATCGAGGGGCGCAAGCGCGGGGTGCGCTTCGTGGTCGTCTCGATGTGCACCGCCGGCGGCATGGGCGCCGCCGGACTGTTCGAGATTCCCTAGCCCAGCGCAGTTGTGGCGCGTTGCTCGGCTTCGGCATGGAGCGCCCAGAAGCTGGCGACATGCTCGCCAGCCAGCCGCTTCTCGAGCACCGCGAGGTGCGCGCCCCAGCCGCCGCCGAAATTCTTCGCGTCCGGAATCCCGCGGATCCCGGCATGCGTGAGCATCAGCCGGGTGCGACCCTCGCCCGCCTGTGCGAGCTCGATCGTCACTTCGCCGGCGGCCCCGCCATCCCAGGTGAAGGCGAGCAGATGCGGCGGCTCGATCCGGGTGATCGTCTCCGACCACGCCTTGCCGTCAAAGGGCGCGTAGCGCTCGGGCATTGGATCGGGACCGTCGGCGAGATTGCCGTGGCGCATCGTCATGCCGATCGCGCCGCCCGCGCGCGCCTCGGTCGGGCCGCCCATGAACCAGCGCGCGCGCAGTTCGGGATCGACGAGATATTGCCAGACGGTCTCGATCGGGGCGGCGAGCTCGCGTTCGAAGCGCAGCGTGTCGGCAGTGATCGTATCGGCCATGTCAGTTCTCCAGGATGCGCGCGAGGCTCTCGAGGATCGTCGTCCAGCCCTTGCGGGTCCGCGCCTCGTACGCCGCCCATTGCGGGTCCATTTCGTGCGTGAGGGTGAGCATGCAGCCCTCGGCCGTATCGACGATCTCGATCGTCACGCGCGTCCATTCCTCTTCCTCCGCAGGACCGGCGGCGAACAGAAAGACGAGGCGGTGCGGTCGATCGATCTCGAGATAGCGCCCGCGATGCTCGGCATCACCGGCGGGGCGCCGCTCGGTGAGCGTGAAGCCGCCGCCGACACGCGGATCGATCTCGCAGCGGATCATTTCGCCGTCGGGCGTGGCGAACAGGAAGCGCGCGGCATCGGCGGGATCGAACCAGGCGTCGAACACGCGGGCTGCCGGGGCGGCGAAATCGCGTTTCACCTTGAGGGTCACCGGGCCGCTCATTGCAGGTTGATCTGCCACGAGACGCCGAACTTGTCCGAAACCCAGCCGAAGCGTCGGCTCCAGCCGTAATTGTCGAGCGGCATCAAAATCTGGCCACCTTCGCCGAGCGCGGCGAACAGTTGTTCGGCTTCCGATTCCCCATCGCATTCGAGAAATAAGGACCAGGAAGGTGTGAAATCGAAGCTGTGGTCGAGGAAGCTGTCATGCGCCATGACCGATTGGCCGGCGATCTCGACAGTGGCACGCAGCACACTGCCTTCGGGGCCCG
Coding sequences:
- a CDS encoding acetyl-CoA C-acyltransferase: MREAAIVSTARTGVGKAGRGYFNDTEAPVLAAHVINAAVERAGVDPARIDDVFYGMGNQWGTQGGNMARLALFAAGVPHSVPAFSLDRKCGSGLTAIALAARSIMTDEIDVALAGGMESISLTMQNAPRVVNRSVVERVPAAYIPMIETAEIVAERYGISRAAQDAFAATSQQRAAAGLENGAFAEEIAPITVQKALFDKQGNRIGNETVTVAQDEGIRPGTTVEALADLKTVWKDGAFVQEGRNVTAGNASQLSDGAAAQILMDRSTAEAEGRDVLGIYRGFQVAGCEPDEMGIGPVFAVPKLLARAGLTVDDIGLWEINEAFASQCLYCRDTLGIDPDKLNVNGGAIAIGHPFGMTGSRLVGHALIEGRKRGVRFVVVSMCTAGGMGAAGLFEIP
- a CDS encoding SRPBCC family protein, with the translated sequence MTLKVKRDFAAPAARVFDAWFDPADAARFLFATPDGEMIRCEIDPRVGGGFTLTERRPAGDAEHRGRYLEIDRPHRLVFLFAAGPAEEEEWTRVTIEIVDTAEGCMLTLTHEMDPQWAAYEARTRKGWTTILESLARILEN
- a CDS encoding SRPBCC family protein, which produces MADTITADTLRFERELAAPIETVWQYLVDPELRARWFMGGPTEARAGGAIGMTMRHGNLADGPDPMPERYAPFDGKAWSETITRIEPPHLLAFTWDGGAAGEVTIELAQAGEGRTRLMLTHAGIRGIPDAKNFGGGWGAHLAVLEKRLAGEHVASFWALHAEAEQRATTALG
- a CDS encoding VOC family protein, which codes for MTKATPFLMFQHGKAQAALDFYVATVPGSRIVSIERFGPEGPGPEGSVLRATVEIAGQSVMAHDSFLDHSFDFTPSWSLFLECDGESEAEQLFAALGEGGQILMPLDNYGWSRRFGWVSDKFGVSWQINLQ
- a CDS encoding crotonase/enoyl-CoA hydratase family protein, translated to MSEQRVTIDFDQHVADVRLARPDKLNALDPAMFAALIDAIAQLETTLGLRAVVLSGEGRGFCAGLDMASMASAGSGIDLAVRTHGLANDFQQVAWGWRTLRVPVIAAIHGVAFGGGLQIASGADVRIAAPETRLSAMEMKWGIVPDMAGFALWRGTVRDDVLREVAYTAREFGAAEAQSLGFVTRIAADPHAEALALARAIAGRNPNAVRAAKRLANFEGDAAAILVAESEEQAALLRSPNQIEAVMANMQKRAPSFTD